One genomic window of Cyprinus carpio isolate SPL01 chromosome B8, ASM1834038v1, whole genome shotgun sequence includes the following:
- the LOC109089505 gene encoding phospholipase A2-like, translating into MAVYLTLLIFIVTLPTSHLNSIKNLLQFEDMIECTVPNSSPLLDYADYGCYCGLGGTGTPVDQLDRCCFTHDACYGTAKTLQSCSSVFDSPYTNTYDYTCDKNTKTITCLDSNDECDMFICRCDKAAAECFAQSPYNASNNHLPSSVCSSASRDQQLSYRSHCIRSHSHTPITQQNTLQ; encoded by the exons ATGGCTGTCTATCTCACACTCTTGATCTTTATCGTGACTCTGCCAACAT CTCATCTGAACAGCATTAAAAACTTACTGCAGTTCGAGGACATGATTGAGTGCACAGTACCGAACAGTTCACCGCTGCTGGACTATGCAGACTATGGCTGCTATTGTGGTTTAGGTGGAACAGGGACGCCTGTTGACCAGCTCGACCG GTGTTGTTTTACCCATGATGCTTGCTATGGCACAGCAAAGACCCTTCAGTCCTGCTCATCAGTGTTTGACAGTCCCTACACAAACACGTATGACTACACGTGTGATAAGAATACCAAAACGATCACGTGTCTGG acaGTAATGATGAGTGTGACATGTTCATATGCAGGTGTGACAAGGCTGCAGCGGAGTGTTTTGCTCAATCACCTTATAATGCCTCCAATAATCATCTGCCCTCGAGTGTTTGCAGCTCAGCTTCCAGAGACCAGCAGCTTTCTTACCGCTCTCACTGCATTCGCAGTCACTCTCACACTCCTATAACACAACAAAATACCTTGCAATAA
- the LOC122138134 gene encoding phospholipase A2, minor isoenzyme-like, protein MNTFLSLVILSVSLPTLVVPLDYRAVWQFRDMIICTNPNSWPILDYVGYGCYCGVGGSGTPVDELDRCCKVHDRCYSDSRQHDDCSGILDNPYTELYSFSCDKAAKKVTCDADKNRPCKMFICECDRKAAECFAKAGYNPEHEKYPNENCK, encoded by the exons ATGAACACCTTCCTGTCTCTTGTTATCCTGAGTGTGAGTCTGCCCACCT TGGTGGTGCCTCTAGACTACCGTGCGGTGTGGCAGTTCAGGGATATGATCATCTGTACCAACCCTAATAGCTGGCCTATACTGGATTACGTAGGCTATGGATGCTACTGTGGAGTAGGAGGCTCGGGGACCCCAGTGGATGAACTGGACAG GTGCTGTAAGGTCCATGATCGGTGTTATTCTGACTCACGGCAACATGACGACTGTTCGGGTATCTTAGACAACCCCTACACTGAACTCTACTCATTCTCATGTGACAAAGCGGCAAAGAAAGTCACCTGCGATG ctgacaagaatCGTCCATGTAAGATGTTCATCTGTGAATGTGACAGGAAAGCAGCCGAATGCTTTGCAAAAGCGGGTTACAACCCAGAACACGAGAAATATCCTAATGAAAACTGCAAATGA